From a single bacterium genomic region:
- a CDS encoding MFS transporter, which yields MAAIVPVQFGVSMSLTVIAVAVGDIARDLDTGTDAASWTVSGAILASAVSTSLGGKLGDIYGHRRAFLASAVMLVVVTPLSGLAWNIESLIGFRVAAGVANGVATAAGTAMVLLAFPVATRSRAIGWYQSALSGAPAIGLIVGGQIVEQFGWRWVFAFFGVIAVIGLVTSATVVRPMGGGLEVSVDYWGGLTLTAGVALVLVGLTLLGNDGVGTSVSVILMAGGVVLLGAFARIEQRVPEPIISMAYLRKRNFSIPIWVVTLANFSFMGGLVVTPFLFTERLGWGLGAATLLLAVRPITFSSCAFAGGYIHPRLGPRTTPVVGSSLLAVGMVFFALSAWQASLGWTVAGLFVVAIGHGIQLPSLTTTASDAVEPEDYGVASGMRGTLTQVGVTTGMQTMVVMIGTDITGNSLASSYLLGAGAAILAVALSLAISPGSRTVRT from the coding sequence ATGGCGGCCATCGTCCCCGTGCAGTTCGGGGTGAGCATGAGCCTGACGGTGATCGCCGTGGCCGTCGGCGACATCGCCCGCGACCTCGACACCGGAACCGATGCCGCCAGCTGGACGGTGAGCGGGGCCATCTTGGCCTCAGCGGTGTCCACGTCGCTGGGCGGCAAGCTGGGCGACATCTACGGCCACCGCCGGGCATTTTTGGCTTCGGCGGTGATGCTGGTGGTGGTCACACCTCTCAGCGGCCTGGCCTGGAACATCGAGAGCTTGATCGGTTTCCGGGTGGCGGCCGGGGTGGCCAACGGGGTGGCCACCGCGGCAGGCACCGCCATGGTGCTGCTGGCGTTTCCCGTCGCCACCCGCTCCCGGGCCATCGGCTGGTACCAGTCGGCCTTGTCGGGGGCACCCGCCATCGGGCTGATCGTGGGCGGGCAGATCGTCGAGCAGTTCGGCTGGCGGTGGGTGTTCGCCTTCTTCGGGGTGATCGCGGTGATCGGCCTGGTGACCAGCGCGACGGTTGTCCGCCCGATGGGCGGCGGCCTGGAAGTGTCGGTCGACTACTGGGGCGGCCTCACGCTCACCGCCGGGGTGGCACTGGTGCTGGTGGGGCTCACGCTGTTGGGCAACGACGGGGTGGGCACTTCGGTGAGCGTCATCCTCATGGCCGGCGGGGTTGTGCTTCTGGGGGCGTTCGCCCGCATAGAGCAGCGCGTGCCCGAGCCGATCATCAGCATGGCCTACCTGCGAAAGCGCAACTTCTCCATCCCCATCTGGGTGGTCACCCTGGCCAACTTCTCGTTCATGGGCGGTCTGGTGGTGACCCCGTTCTTGTTCACCGAGCGGTTGGGCTGGGGCCTGGGAGCGGCAACCCTGCTGTTGGCGGTGCGGCCGATCACGTTCAGCTCGTGCGCCTTTGCCGGGGGCTACATCCACCCCCGCTTGGGGCCCCGCACCACCCCGGTAGTCGGATCGTCGCTGTTGGCCGTGGGCATGGTGTTCTTCGCCCTGTCGGCCTGGCAGGCATCGCTGGGCTGGACGGTGGCGGGGCTGTTCGTGGTGGCCATCGGCCACGGCATCCAGCTCCCCTCGCTCACCACCACCGCCTCCGACGCAGTAGAGCCCGAGGACTACGGCGTGGCCTCGGGCATGCGGGGCACCCTCACCCAAGTCGGCGTCACCACCGGCATGCAGACCATGGTCGTCATGATCGGCACCGACATCACCGGCAACTCCCTGGCCAGCTCCTACCTCCTAGGCGCCGGCGCCGCCATCCTCGCCGTAGCCCTCTCCCTCGCCATCTCCCCCGGTTCAAGGACCGTCCGCACC
- a CDS encoding LLM class flavin-dependent oxidoreductase, whose amino-acid sequence MEFAMFYEIPVARPWTRESEYNAYQNTIEQAVLGDKMGFHSFWTVEHHFLEEYSHCSNPEVLYGHIAALTENMRIGYGVRLLPKPYNHPVRTAESVAVLDLISNGRVEFGTGRSSTRAELEGFNIHPNETRAQWDEALRHIVGCWTNDEYEFEGEYWSMPKRRVLPKPRQDPHPPIWGATSSVPGHYEIGKRGIGLCSFTVGQPPEDLAERLEAFRKGHADCDEPVGAFRNERAATFTMVHCNETNEKARAAAEESFVWYPGYGGGLIASVADYLADLEVAELGTYEYTGDAAKSRDEGLLGQITMDYIWESGAAVMGDPDRCVEIAKRYEAVGCDLLFCLFNPYKMAHEDVMTSIELMGNYVIPEFKNS is encoded by the coding sequence ATGGAGTTTGCGATGTTCTACGAGATTCCGGTGGCCCGGCCCTGGACTCGTGAGAGCGAGTACAACGCCTACCAGAACACCATCGAACAGGCCGTTCTGGGCGACAAGATGGGCTTCCACTCGTTCTGGACGGTGGAGCACCACTTCTTGGAGGAGTACTCCCACTGCTCTAACCCCGAGGTGCTGTATGGCCACATCGCCGCCCTCACCGAGAACATGCGGATCGGCTACGGCGTGCGGCTTCTGCCCAAGCCCTACAACCACCCGGTGCGCACGGCGGAGTCGGTGGCGGTGCTCGATCTGATCAGCAACGGGCGGGTGGAGTTCGGCACCGGCCGCTCGTCCACCCGGGCCGAGCTGGAGGGATTCAACATCCACCCCAACGAGACCCGGGCCCAGTGGGACGAGGCCCTGCGCCACATCGTGGGCTGCTGGACCAACGACGAGTACGAGTTCGAGGGCGAGTACTGGTCGATGCCCAAGCGCCGGGTGCTGCCCAAGCCCCGCCAGGATCCCCACCCGCCCATCTGGGGGGCCACCAGCTCGGTGCCGGGCCACTATGAGATCGGCAAGCGGGGCATCGGGCTGTGCTCGTTCACCGTGGGCCAGCCGCCTGAGGACCTGGCCGAGCGGCTCGAGGCCTTCCGCAAGGGCCACGCCGACTGCGACGAGCCGGTGGGGGCGTTCCGCAACGAGCGGGCCGCCACCTTCACCATGGTGCACTGCAATGAGACCAACGAGAAGGCCCGGGCCGCCGCCGAGGAGTCGTTCGTGTGGTATCCGGGCTACGGGGGCGGGCTCATCGCCTCGGTGGCCGACTACCTGGCCGACCTGGAGGTGGCCGAGCTGGGCACCTACGAGTACACCGGCGACGCGGCCAAGAGCCGCGACGAGGGCCTGTTGGGCCAGATCACCATGGACTACATCTGGGAGTCGGGCGCCGCGGTGATGGGCGACCCCGACCGCTGTGTGGAGATCGCCAAGCGCTACGAGGCGGTGGGCTGCGACCTTTTGTTCTGCCTGTTCAACCCGTACAAGATGGCCCACGAGGATGTGATGACCTCCATCGAGCTCATGGGCAACTACGTGATCCCGGAGTTCAAGAACAGCTAG
- a CDS encoding alpha/beta hydrolase — protein MALDPAAKAVMDMMEENGVSFAGIASLTAEELRNRMQLGDMPVEDVARTEDRVIGGADGGDLPIRIYWAEATDEPRPVVVFFHGGGWVIGGIDSHDGQVREMVNRTGMVYVSVDYRLAPEAKFPAAAEDCYAATQWVAANAASIGADASRLGVAGDSAGGNLAAVVSQMARDRGGPAIAHQLLVYPCCGMDSNAWPSQTENGFDYFLTKESMDWFYDQYADVADRDNPYASPIKAADLSGLPPACVITAEFDPLRDEGEAYGARLQESGVACEVHRYDGMFHGFFGMTLAIPGAVEAQETAAAAVQAALSG, from the coding sequence ATGGCACTAGATCCGGCCGCCAAGGCCGTTATGGACATGATGGAAGAAAACGGGGTCAGCTTTGCGGGCATCGCCTCGCTGACCGCCGAGGAGCTGCGCAACCGCATGCAGTTGGGCGACATGCCGGTGGAGGATGTGGCCCGCACTGAGGACCGGGTGATCGGTGGCGCCGACGGCGGCGATCTGCCCATCAGGATCTACTGGGCCGAGGCCACCGATGAGCCCCGCCCGGTGGTGGTGTTCTTCCACGGCGGGGGATGGGTGATCGGCGGCATCGACAGCCACGACGGCCAGGTGCGAGAGATGGTGAACCGCACCGGCATGGTGTACGTGTCGGTGGACTACCGGCTGGCCCCCGAGGCCAAGTTCCCGGCCGCGGCCGAAGACTGTTACGCCGCTACCCAGTGGGTGGCCGCCAACGCGGCGTCCATCGGCGCCGACGCCTCCCGGCTAGGCGTGGCCGGCGACAGCGCCGGAGGCAACCTGGCCGCGGTGGTGTCCCAAATGGCCCGCGACCGGGGCGGTCCGGCCATCGCCCATCAGCTGCTCGTCTATCCCTGCTGCGGCATGGACTCCAACGCCTGGCCGTCGCAGACCGAGAACGGCTTCGACTACTTCCTTACCAAGGAGTCGATGGACTGGTTCTACGACCAGTACGCGGATGTGGCCGACCGCGACAACCCCTATGCCTCGCCGATCAAAGCAGCCGACCTCAGCGGATTGCCCCCGGCGTGTGTGATCACTGCCGAGTTCGACCCGCTGCGCGACGAGGGAGAGGCCTACGGGGCCCGCCTCCAAGAATCCGGGGTGGCGTGTGAGGTCCACCGCTACGACGGCATGTTCCACGGCTTCTTCGGTATGACCTTGGCCATCCCCGGCGCCGTCGAAGCCCAGGAGACCGCGGCTGCCGCGGTGCAGGCCGCCCTGTCGGGATAG